The Thioalkalivibrio sulfidiphilus HL-EbGr7 genome includes a window with the following:
- the rbfA gene encoding 30S ribosome-binding factor RbfA, with translation MPRDFSRTERVGDQIQRELAELIRMELKDPRVGMVTLAGVEVSRDLAHAKVWFTVLGSEQQIADTTEGLQRAAGFLRRELGRRMRLRTVPHLHFQYDDTQEKGARLSALIDKAVAEDRAQHPDDDEDRS, from the coding sequence GAGACTTTTCCAGAACCGAGCGGGTGGGTGACCAGATCCAGCGTGAGCTGGCCGAACTGATCCGCATGGAGCTCAAGGACCCCCGGGTGGGCATGGTGACGCTCGCGGGCGTCGAGGTCAGCCGCGACCTGGCCCACGCCAAGGTGTGGTTCACGGTGCTGGGCAGTGAGCAGCAGATCGCTGACACCACCGAGGGCCTGCAGCGCGCCGCCGGTTTCCTGCGCCGGGAACTGGGTCGACGCATGCGTCTGCGCACCGTGCCCCATCTGCACTTCCAGTACGACGACACCCAGGAAAAAGGTGCGCGCCTGTCCGCGCTCATCGACAAGGCCGTGGCCGAGGATCGCGCCCAGCATCCGGACGACGACGAAGATCGGTCATAA
- the pnp gene encoding polyribonucleotide nucleotidyltransferase, with the protein MTAIKKSFQYGQHTVTFETGEIARQASGAVLVNMADTVVLVTAVGLKDVAQGRDFFPLTVNYQERTYAAGRIPGGFFKREGRPTEKETLTSRLIDRPIRPLFPKGFMNEVQVIATVMSMNPEVDPDVPAMLGASAALALSGLPFKGPIGAARVGYLNGAYVLNPSMSELKHSDLDLVVAGTEKAVLMVESEAKLLSEEVMLGAVMYGHEQMQAAIKVINELAAEAGKPAWDWVAPEENVALKEAVAAACEAELTAAYQIAEKQARNQQVNALRDAVVAKLATGEEGAPSAEKVKGAFGALEKRIVRSRVLKGEPRIDGRDTRTVRPITVKTGVLPRTHGSALFTRGETQAIVVATLGTDRDAQLIEAIEGERRERFMLHYNFPPFCTGETGMVGSPKRREIGHGRLAKRGVQAVMPGEAECPYVLRVVSEITESNGSSSMASVCGTSLALMDAGVPLKAPVAGIAMGLIKEGDAFAVISDILGDEDHLGDMDFKVAGSKDGVSALQMDIKIDGITREIMEKALAQAKEGRLHILEKMNAVLSEPRTEVSAYAPRFTTLKIHPDKIRDVIGKGGATIRALTEETGTSIDISDDGTVKIASVDKAAGDEARRRIEELTADVEVGRIYEGRVVKIMDFGAFVTILPGRDGLVHISQISEERVESVSDRLTEGDLVKVKVLEVDKQGRIRLSMKEVG; encoded by the coding sequence GTGACAGCCATCAAGAAGTCCTTCCAGTACGGTCAGCATACCGTCACCTTCGAAACCGGAGAGATTGCGCGCCAGGCCAGCGGCGCGGTCCTGGTCAACATGGCCGACACCGTGGTGCTGGTCACCGCCGTGGGTCTGAAGGACGTGGCGCAGGGCCGGGACTTCTTCCCGCTGACGGTGAACTACCAGGAACGCACCTATGCCGCGGGTCGCATCCCCGGCGGGTTCTTCAAGCGTGAGGGTCGTCCCACCGAGAAGGAGACCCTGACCTCCCGGCTGATCGACCGTCCTATCCGGCCGCTGTTCCCGAAGGGCTTCATGAACGAGGTGCAGGTCATCGCCACGGTGATGTCCATGAACCCCGAGGTGGATCCCGACGTCCCGGCCATGCTGGGCGCCTCCGCTGCCCTGGCCCTGTCCGGCCTGCCCTTCAAGGGCCCCATCGGTGCCGCCCGCGTGGGTTACCTGAATGGCGCCTACGTGCTCAATCCGAGCATGTCCGAACTCAAGCACTCCGATCTGGACCTGGTGGTCGCCGGCACCGAGAAGGCCGTGCTCATGGTGGAGTCCGAGGCGAAGCTGCTCTCCGAGGAGGTCATGCTGGGCGCGGTGATGTACGGCCATGAGCAGATGCAGGCCGCCATCAAGGTGATCAACGAACTGGCCGCCGAGGCCGGCAAGCCCGCCTGGGACTGGGTCGCGCCGGAAGAGAACGTGGCGCTCAAGGAAGCCGTGGCCGCCGCCTGCGAGGCGGAGCTGACCGCCGCCTACCAGATCGCCGAGAAGCAGGCCCGTAACCAGCAGGTCAACGCCCTGCGCGATGCCGTGGTCGCCAAGCTGGCCACCGGCGAGGAGGGCGCGCCCTCCGCCGAGAAGGTCAAGGGTGCCTTCGGCGCCCTGGAAAAACGCATCGTGCGCAGCCGGGTGCTCAAGGGCGAGCCCCGCATCGACGGACGCGACACCCGCACCGTGCGCCCGATCACCGTCAAGACCGGCGTGCTGCCGCGCACCCATGGTTCCGCCCTGTTCACCCGTGGCGAGACCCAGGCCATCGTGGTGGCCACCCTGGGCACGGATCGCGATGCCCAGCTGATCGAGGCCATCGAGGGTGAGCGCCGCGAGCGATTCATGCTGCACTACAACTTCCCCCCCTTCTGCACCGGTGAGACCGGCATGGTGGGTTCGCCCAAGCGCCGCGAGATCGGTCACGGCCGTCTGGCCAAGCGCGGTGTGCAGGCCGTGATGCCCGGCGAGGCGGAATGCCCCTACGTGCTGCGCGTGGTCTCCGAGATCACCGAGTCCAACGGTTCCAGCTCCATGGCCTCCGTGTGCGGCACCAGCCTGGCCCTGATGGACGCCGGCGTGCCCCTGAAGGCCCCCGTGGCCGGTATCGCCATGGGCCTGATCAAGGAAGGCGACGCCTTCGCCGTGATCTCCGACATCCTGGGTGACGAGGATCACCTGGGCGACATGGACTTCAAGGTGGCCGGCAGCAAGGACGGTGTGTCCGCCCTGCAGATGGACATCAAGATCGATGGTATCACCCGCGAGATCATGGAAAAGGCCCTGGCCCAGGCGAAGGAAGGCCGTCTGCACATCCTGGAAAAGATGAACGCGGTGCTCAGCGAGCCCCGCACGGAGGTGTCCGCCTACGCGCCGCGCTTCACCACCCTCAAGATCCATCCGGACAAGATCCGCGACGTGATCGGCAAGGGCGGCGCCACGATCCGCGCCCTGACCGAAGAGACCGGCACCAGCATCGATATCTCCGACGACGGTACCGTGAAGATCGCCTCCGTGGACAAGGCCGCCGGTGATGAGGCCCGCCGCCGCATCGAGGAGCTCACCGCCGACGTGGAAGTGGGCCGCATCTACGAGGGCCGCGTGGTCAAGATCATGGACTTCGGCGCCTTCGTCACCATCCTGCCCGGCCGCGACGGTCTGGTGCACATCTCCCAGATCTCCGAAGAGCGGGTGGAGAGTGTCTCCGACCGCCTGACCGAGGGGGATCTGGTGAAGGTGAAGGTGCTGGAAGTGGATAAGCAGGGGCGTATTCGTCTCAGCATGAAGGAAGTTGGCTGA
- a CDS encoding alpha-E domain-containing protein — protein sequence MLSRVAERLYWMARYIERAENTARMVMAFSHLALDMPRSVQLSWKSMVSTTGGDAAFDHHYQRDDERNCVKFLLADLDNPGSIMSSLSGARENVRTTRDLVPSEAWESVNELYLFGKANAEAGVGKRGRYAFLSEIISRCQQITGLLAGTMSHDHAYDFIRAGRNLERADMSSRLLDVAGIGLLSKDEDMQPFENLLWINILKSVSGFQMYRQHVRRRVNGALVIQFLLQDKQFPRAIAHALGEVETSLANLPRNELPLRFIAQVKRHVQDAKVETLLKPEELHQFLDQIQMEMAETHASIADNWFRLDRAA from the coding sequence ATGCTTTCACGCGTAGCCGAACGCCTGTACTGGATGGCCCGCTACATCGAGCGTGCCGAGAACACCGCGCGCATGGTGATGGCCTTCTCCCACCTGGCCCTGGACATGCCCCGCTCGGTGCAGCTGTCCTGGAAGAGCATGGTCTCCACCACCGGCGGTGATGCCGCCTTCGATCATCACTACCAGCGGGATGATGAGCGCAACTGCGTCAAGTTCCTGCTCGCCGACCTGGACAATCCCGGCTCCATCATGAGTTCGCTCTCAGGGGCCCGGGAGAACGTGCGCACCACCCGGGACCTGGTGCCCTCCGAGGCCTGGGAATCGGTCAACGAGCTGTACCTGTTCGGCAAGGCCAACGCGGAGGCCGGCGTGGGCAAGCGCGGCCGCTATGCCTTCCTCTCGGAGATCATCAGCCGTTGCCAGCAGATCACCGGCCTGCTGGCGGGCACCATGAGCCACGACCATGCCTATGATTTCATCCGCGCGGGGCGCAACCTGGAGCGGGCCGACATGAGTTCGCGCCTGCTGGACGTGGCTGGCATCGGCCTGCTCAGCAAGGACGAGGACATGCAGCCCTTCGAGAACCTGCTGTGGATCAACATCCTGAAATCCGTGAGCGGCTTCCAGATGTACCGCCAGCACGTGCGCCGGCGCGTAAACGGTGCCCTGGTGATCCAGTTCCTGCTCCAGGACAAGCAGTTCCCCCGCGCCATCGCTCATGCCCTGGGCGAGGTGGAGACCAGTCTCGCCAACCTGCCGCGCAACGAACTGCCGCTGCGCTTCATCGCCCAGGTCAAGCGACACGTGCAGGACGCCAAGGTGGAGACCCTGCTCAAGCCCGAGGAACTGCACCAGTTCCTGGACCAGATCCAGATGGAGATGGCCGAGACCCATGCCAGCATCGCGGACAACTGGTTCCGACTGGACCGGGCGGCGTGA
- a CDS encoding hydrolase translates to MIHPADFTPAWWLPGAHLQTLVPNLLPRRGVALRRERLEMPDGDFLDLDWGPQREGPLVLLLHGLEGSSRSPYAAGLMRRLAQAGCQGLVMHFRGCSGEPNRLPRAYSAGETGDIAHVVDHLRRRAPDRPLALIGVSLGGNALLRWLGDHATSPRVDAAIGISVPFDLHRAADRMERGLSRIYQWHLVRQLRRSVLRKCRRLDMPLDCREIARLRDFRSFDDAVTAPLAGYRDVDDYYTRASCRPWLRGIRVPTLILHARNDPFMTPDVIPGADELSDSVRLEVAEGGGHVGFMDSRGRSWLERRCVAWLGERFGYRFDPT, encoded by the coding sequence ATGATCCATCCTGCCGATTTCACCCCCGCCTGGTGGCTGCCGGGTGCCCACCTGCAGACCCTGGTCCCCAACCTGCTGCCCCGCCGGGGCGTCGCCCTGCGCCGGGAGCGCCTGGAAATGCCCGACGGGGATTTCCTGGACCTGGACTGGGGTCCTCAACGCGAGGGACCCCTGGTGCTGTTGCTCCATGGTCTGGAGGGCTCCAGCCGCAGCCCCTACGCCGCCGGCCTGATGCGCCGCCTGGCACAGGCCGGCTGCCAGGGTCTGGTGATGCATTTCCGGGGCTGCAGCGGCGAACCGAACCGCCTGCCCCGGGCCTACAGCGCCGGTGAGACCGGCGACATCGCCCACGTGGTGGATCACCTGCGCCGACGGGCACCCGACCGGCCACTCGCGCTGATCGGCGTGTCCCTGGGCGGCAATGCCCTGCTGCGCTGGCTGGGGGATCACGCCACCAGCCCCCGGGTGGATGCCGCCATCGGCATCTCCGTGCCCTTCGATCTGCACCGGGCAGCCGACCGCATGGAACGGGGCCTGTCCCGAATATACCAGTGGCACCTGGTCCGGCAGCTGCGCCGCTCCGTGCTGCGCAAGTGCCGGCGCCTGGACATGCCCCTGGACTGCCGCGAGATCGCCCGGCTGCGGGACTTCCGCAGCTTCGACGATGCGGTGACCGCCCCCCTGGCCGGCTACCGGGACGTGGACGACTACTACACCCGAGCCAGTTGCCGCCCCTGGCTGCGCGGTATCCGGGTACCGACCCTGATCCTGCATGCGCGCAACGATCCCTTCATGACGCCCGACGTCATTCCCGGGGCGGACGAGCTGTCGGATTCGGTTCGGCTCGAGGTGGCCGAGGGGGGTGGGCATGTGGGATTCATGGACAGCCGCGGGCGGTCCTGGCTGGAGCGGCGGTGTGTGGCGTGGTTGGGGGAAAGGTTTGGATACCGTTTCGATCCGACATAG
- the truB gene encoding tRNA pseudouridine(55) synthase TruB produces the protein MNKPKIQRRDVHGIVLLDKPQGYSSNQALQRVKYLFRARKAGHTGSLDPLATGLLPLCFGEATKVSGFLLDADKHYRTRCRLGQTTDTADAEGQVLATRPVPALDEALIEAALAPFRGPIHQVPPMYSALKHQGQRLYELARKGEEVERKARDVTIHALSCLGFTADTLELDVHCSKGTYIRTLVEDIGERLGCGAHVIELRRLGLGPFEAPAMVTLEEIEARAEQGEAALDALLAPIDSALTQWPAVRLDRDSAYYLRQGQAVFVPGAPTRGMVRVYGPGETFLAMGEILDDGRVAPRRLMMMGQA, from the coding sequence ATGAACAAACCCAAGATCCAGCGCCGGGACGTGCATGGCATCGTGTTGCTGGACAAGCCCCAGGGCTACAGTTCCAACCAGGCCCTGCAGCGGGTGAAGTATCTGTTCCGGGCGCGCAAGGCGGGTCATACCGGCAGCCTGGATCCGCTGGCCACCGGCCTGCTGCCCCTGTGCTTCGGCGAGGCCACCAAGGTGTCGGGCTTCCTGCTGGACGCGGACAAGCATTACCGCACCCGTTGCCGCCTGGGACAGACCACCGACACCGCCGATGCCGAGGGCCAGGTGCTGGCGACCCGGCCGGTGCCGGCCCTGGACGAGGCGCTGATCGAGGCCGCCCTGGCCCCGTTCCGCGGCCCCATCCACCAGGTGCCGCCCATGTACTCGGCGCTCAAGCACCAGGGGCAACGGCTCTACGAACTGGCCCGTAAGGGCGAGGAAGTGGAGCGCAAGGCCCGGGATGTCACCATCCATGCCCTGAGCTGCCTGGGATTCACGGCGGACACCCTGGAGCTGGACGTGCACTGTTCCAAGGGCACCTACATCCGCACCCTGGTGGAGGACATCGGCGAGCGGCTCGGCTGTGGTGCCCACGTGATCGAGTTGCGCCGTCTGGGGCTCGGGCCCTTCGAGGCCCCGGCCATGGTCACCCTGGAGGAGATTGAGGCCCGCGCGGAGCAGGGCGAGGCGGCCCTGGATGCCCTGCTGGCCCCCATCGACAGCGCGCTCACCCAGTGGCCGGCGGTGCGCCTGGACCGGGACAGCGCCTATTACCTTCGCCAGGGTCAGGCGGTGTTCGTGCCCGGCGCGCCGACCCGGGGCATGGTGCGGGTCTATGGCCCGGGGGAGACCTTCCTGGCCATGGGCGAGATCCTGGACGATGGCCGGGTGGCCCCCCGGCGTCTGATGATGATGGGGCAGGCCTGA
- a CDS encoding circularly permuted type 2 ATP-grasp protein translates to MSIDWKSYDPNGFYDELISSPGYPRAAARTLTSYLRSLSDEEIHERKAAAEHAIVEMGITFTVYTEGGNIDRAWPFDIIPRIIPRKEWMRVEEGLKQRVTALNLFINDLYNEQKIVKDKVFPKEVLAQSKNFREQCVGIQPAHGVWAHICGSDLVRDKDGTLYVLEDNLRVPSGVSYMLENRQVTKRVFPELFENYSILPVDEYPSQLFDMLASLSPRPLDYPEVVVLTPGIYNSAYFEHSFLAQRMGAELVEGSDLLVGEDDCVYMRTIGGLERVDVIYRRVDDLFLDPEAFNPDSMLGVPGLMRAWRKGNVALANAPGAGVADDKVVYAFVPEIIRYYLDQDPIIPNVPTFRCMYPDEREHVLKHLDELVIKPANESGGYGMLIGPHASKRQRAEFADLIKKDPRNYIAQPTLAISTTPTLCDGHLEPRHVDLRPFILQGVRTDVTAGGLTRVALRKGSLVVNSSQGGGSKDTWIVDTES, encoded by the coding sequence ATGAGCATCGACTGGAAGAGTTACGACCCCAACGGCTTCTACGACGAACTGATCAGTTCGCCCGGCTATCCCCGCGCAGCAGCCCGCACACTGACCTCCTATCTGCGCTCCCTGAGCGACGAGGAGATCCACGAGCGCAAGGCGGCCGCGGAGCATGCCATCGTGGAAATGGGCATCACCTTCACGGTGTATACGGAAGGCGGCAACATCGACCGCGCCTGGCCCTTCGACATTATCCCGCGCATCATCCCGCGCAAGGAATGGATGCGCGTGGAGGAGGGCCTCAAGCAGCGGGTCACCGCGCTCAACCTGTTCATCAACGATCTCTACAACGAGCAGAAGATCGTCAAGGACAAGGTGTTCCCCAAGGAGGTGCTGGCCCAGTCCAAAAATTTCCGTGAGCAGTGCGTCGGCATCCAGCCGGCCCACGGGGTCTGGGCGCACATCTGCGGCTCCGACCTGGTGCGCGACAAGGACGGCACCCTATACGTGCTGGAGGACAACCTGCGCGTGCCTTCGGGGGTCTCCTATATGCTGGAGAACCGCCAGGTCACCAAGCGGGTGTTCCCGGAACTGTTCGAGAACTACTCCATCCTGCCGGTGGACGAATACCCATCGCAGCTGTTCGACATGCTGGCCTCCCTGTCGCCCCGGCCCCTGGATTATCCGGAGGTGGTGGTGCTCACCCCGGGCATCTACAACTCCGCCTACTTCGAGCACTCCTTCCTGGCCCAGCGCATGGGCGCGGAACTGGTGGAGGGCAGTGACCTGCTGGTGGGTGAGGACGACTGCGTGTACATGCGCACCATCGGCGGCCTGGAACGGGTGGATGTGATCTACCGTCGCGTCGATGACCTGTTTCTGGACCCGGAGGCCTTCAACCCCGACTCCATGCTGGGGGTGCCCGGCCTGATGCGCGCCTGGCGCAAGGGCAACGTGGCACTGGCCAATGCGCCCGGGGCGGGCGTGGCCGACGACAAGGTGGTCTACGCCTTCGTGCCGGAGATCATCCGCTACTACCTGGACCAGGATCCCATCATCCCCAACGTGCCCACTTTCCGCTGCATGTACCCCGACGAGCGCGAGCACGTGCTCAAGCACCTGGACGAACTGGTGATCAAACCCGCCAACGAGTCCGGCGGTTACGGCATGCTGATCGGCCCCCATGCCAGCAAGCGCCAGCGCGCGGAGTTCGCCGACCTGATCAAGAAGGATCCGCGCAATTACATCGCCCAGCCCACCCTGGCCATCTCCACCACGCCGACCCTGTGCGACGGACACCTGGAGCCCCGTCACGTGGACCTGCGCCCCTTCATCCTCCAGGGGGTGCGCACCGACGTGACCGCCGGCGGACTGACCCGGGTGGCCCTGCGCAAGGGTTCCCTGGTGGTCAATTCCTCCCAGGGCGGGGGCAGCAAGGACACCTGGATCGTGGATACGGAGTCATAA
- the rpsO gene encoding 30S ribosomal protein S15 — protein MSLNAETKAGIVEKYRRDPSDTGSPEVQVALLSARIDHLMGHFASHKKDHHSRRGLLKMVNQRRKLLDYLKSQDQQRYQDLVSSLGLRR, from the coding sequence ATGTCTCTGAATGCCGAAACCAAGGCCGGTATTGTTGAAAAGTACCGCCGCGACCCCTCCGACACCGGTTCCCCTGAAGTCCAGGTGGCACTGCTGTCCGCCCGCATCGATCACCTGATGGGGCACTTCGCCAGCCACAAGAAGGATCACCATTCCCGCCGTGGTCTGCTGAAGATGGTCAACCAGCGCCGCAAGCTGCTGGACTACCTGAAGTCCCAGGATCAGCAGCGCTACCAGGACCTGGTCAGCAGCCTGGGTCTGCGTCGCTAA
- a CDS encoding class I SAM-dependent methyltransferase, which yields MDLPSIRSAYKRYARTYDALFGPIFSGGRRMAVRLANTEPNQRILEVGVGTGLSLPDYREDARVVGIDISPDMLKIARERARDLPQVEALLEMDAEQLAFPDNSFDSVVAMYVASVVPHPERLLEEMQRVCVPGGDVLVINHFASSHPVIRRMERTLRPLSKVLGFRTDMELDALPRLPGLDRLDVLNANLFGYWKLVHYRNGEAVAEQTVGEEALAG from the coding sequence ATGGATCTGCCTTCCATTCGAAGCGCCTACAAGCGTTACGCACGCACCTACGACGCCCTGTTCGGCCCCATCTTCTCCGGCGGCCGGCGCATGGCGGTCAGGCTCGCCAATACTGAGCCCAACCAGCGTATCCTGGAGGTGGGGGTCGGTACGGGGCTGTCCCTGCCGGACTACCGGGAGGATGCCCGGGTGGTCGGCATCGACATCAGTCCGGACATGCTGAAGATCGCCCGGGAACGGGCCCGTGACCTTCCCCAGGTGGAGGCCCTGCTGGAGATGGATGCCGAACAGCTGGCCTTCCCGGACAACAGTTTCGACAGCGTGGTGGCCATGTACGTGGCCTCGGTGGTGCCCCACCCGGAGCGCCTGCTGGAGGAGATGCAGCGGGTCTGCGTACCCGGTGGGGATGTGCTGGTGATCAACCACTTTGCCTCCAGTCATCCGGTGATCCGCCGTATGGAGCGCACCCTGCGCCCGCTGTCCAAGGTGCTGGGCTTTCGCACCGACATGGAACTGGACGCCCTGCCGAGGCTGCCGGGGCTCGATCGCCTCGACGTGCTCAATGCCAATCTGTTCGGTTACTGGAAGCTGGTGCATTACCGCAATGGTGAGGCAGTGGCGGAACAGACCGTGGGTGAAGAGGCGCTGGCGGGGTGA